Proteins found in one Crassostrea angulata isolate pt1a10 chromosome 3, ASM2561291v2, whole genome shotgun sequence genomic segment:
- the LOC128178157 gene encoding NF-kappa-B inhibitor alpha-like yields the protein MSNRDFARHQNLAEDDLVEDCAPFGGSTEYLKKSAHHFSSDKCDSVCDSGVDLRSVESCYSSYAGSLPVVAEKSPDTQTIEEKLEGLTLGSQNYPSTEETKCSLDDGYISYDRKEVSCELSHDPTPQISPEVFQLYSQDNDGDSQLHMAIINLLVPIALYIIQQAPSRDWLNLPNNMLQTPLHLAVMTRLPQVVKALIDGGADIEARDSKGDTPLHIASREGYDDIALILLAPASTASKRTSQDLEARNYDGQTCLHLAAENTHLPIIRLLVMSGANLNTQDGKSGKSVIHYAAETGNTLLLDFLLQYSTINLHSRTYSGLTAIMLADGRNYHDIVHQLQKYGGSLENVAFDDSSDSEEDMS from the exons atgtcgAACAGAGACTTTGCTCGCCACCAAAATTTGGCTGAAGATGATTTGGTTGAAGACTGTGCACCTTTTGGAGGTTCAACAGAATATTTGAAAAAGTCTGCACACCACTTTTCGTCAGACAAGTGCGATTCTGTGTGCGACAGCGGTGTGGATCTTCGATCTGTGGAAAGTTGCTACAGTTCGTATGCTGGGTCTCTTCCCGTAGTTGCCGAGAAGAGCCCAGACACTCAAACTATTGAGGAGAAATTGGAAGGGCTTACTTTGGGTTCTCAAAACTATCCATCTACAGAGGAAACAAAATGCTCTCTGGATGATGGTTATATAAGCTACGACAGAAAGGAAGTTTCGTGTGAATTATCACATGATCCAACTCCCCAAATATCACCAGAAGTATTCCAGCTATACAGTCAAGATAATGATGGAGACTC gcaaCTACACATGGCAATCATCAATTTACTGGTGCCAATTGCTCTGTATATCATCCAGCAAGCCCCTAGCAGAGATTGGTTAAATCTTCCCAACAACATGCTCCAGACCCCTCTTCATTTGGCTGTCATGACACGACTTCCCCAAGTTGTCAAGGCCCTCATTGATGGGGGAGCGGACATTGAGGCCAGGGATTCTAAAGGGGACACTCCCCTTCACATTGCCAGTAGAGAGGGGTATGACGATATCGCCCTGATCTTGCTTGCACCTGCTAGTACTGCAAGCAAAAGAACTTCTCAGGACTTGGAAGCTCGAAATTATGATG gTCAGACTTGTCTGCACTTGGCAGCAGAGAACACCCATCTCCCAATTATTCGTCTTTTAGTGATGTCAGGAGCCAACCTGAATACACAG GATGGAAAAAGTGGCAAGAGTGTCATCCATTATGCTGCAGAAACTGGGAACACTTTGTTGTTGGATTTTTTGCTGCAATACAGCACCATCAACCTTCATTCCAGAACGTACAGTGGACTCACAGCCATCATGTTAGCTGATGGACGAAATTATCACGACATTGTGCATCAATTGCAGAAATACGGGGGGTCACTGGAAAATGTTGCTTTCGATGACTCTTCAGATAGTGAGGAAGATATG aGTTGA